In Sphingomonas sp. Leaf357, a single genomic region encodes these proteins:
- the rpsO gene encoding 30S ribosomal protein S15, whose product MTITAERKDALVKDHGRATGDTGSTEVQVAILTERIRNLTEHFKTHKKDNHSRRGLLMMVNKRRSLLDYLRHKDGQRYTDLIAKLGLRK is encoded by the coding sequence ATGACGATTACCGCAGAGCGCAAGGACGCGCTGGTCAAGGATCACGGCCGCGCCACCGGCGACACCGGTTCCACCGAAGTTCAGGTCGCGATCCTCACCGAGCGCATCCGCAACCTGACCGAGCATTTCAAGACGCACAAGAAGGACAACCATTCGCGCCGCGGGCTGCTGATGATGGTCAACAAGCGTCGCTCGTTGCTGGATTATCTCCGTCACAAGGACGGCCAGCGCTACACCGATCTGATCGCCAAGCTTGGGTTGCGCAAGTAA
- a CDS encoding DUF3147 family protein — MLYLIAKALISGALIAVASTLAKRYPGFGALIASLPLVSVLGMIWLWHDRPDAENMAAHAGATFWYVLPSLPMFLLIPALLRHGVGFWVALAAGCCLTISLYAIMTWLAPRFGLHL; from the coding sequence ATGCTCTACCTGATCGCCAAGGCATTGATCTCCGGCGCACTGATCGCCGTCGCATCCACGCTGGCCAAGCGTTATCCCGGCTTCGGCGCGCTCATCGCCTCGCTGCCGTTGGTGTCGGTGCTGGGCATGATCTGGCTGTGGCACGACCGGCCCGACGCGGAGAACATGGCCGCGCATGCCGGGGCGACGTTCTGGTACGTGCTGCCCTCGCTGCCGATGTTCCTGCTCATCCCCGCCCTGCTGCGGCACGGCGTGGGCTTTTGGGTCGCACTGGCGGCGGGATGCTGCCTGACGATATCGCTGTATGCGATCATGACCTGGCTGGCCCCGCGCTTCGGACTGCACCTCTGA
- the infB gene encoding translation initiation factor IF-2 produces the protein MSDTDNEKPKLGMRAPLGLKRTVETGKVKQSFSHGRSNTVVVEVKRRRILGPGAAQEAPAVEEAAPAPVAAPPAPPPPAPAPAQSPANSLLSRQELQTKLLREADEARMNALEETRRREERDRAEAQEAERKRAEEARRAGDAADSPAAPDPTPQPAAAPVEVAAAPAAAAPDAAPAPEPVAPPPPPAPPPPLTFGLDPSMPAPRRFTPVPRPERPKPAPAPVAAPEEKTPASTTASPSAPANPGSPIKRAGETLQRPQQTPSRGRTGDERRGGKLTVNRALNDGDGARARSLAALKRAREKENRRLGGPREAQAKQIRDVVVPEAITVQELANRMAEKGADLVKTLFKMGMPVTMTQTIDQDTAELLVTEFGHNIVRVADSDIDLTNDTHEDVDENAKPRPPVVTIMGHVDHGKTSLLDALRGTDVVRGEAGGITQHIGAYQVTLKDKSKITFLDTPGHEAFTEMRQRGANVTDIVVLVVAADDSIKPQTIEAINHTKAAGVPMIVAINKVDKHGANPQKVREELLQYEVIVEEMSGDVQDVEVSALQKTGLDELIEKIQLQAELLELKANPDRPAEGTVIEAKLDKGRGPVATILVNRGTLKVGDIFVVGAESGKVRAMTNDKGQQIKEAGPSMPIEVLGLSGVPRAGDPLSVVENEARAREVADYRQGVITSKRTGGGPASLESMFSALKEKQAIEYPLVVKADTQGSVEAIVNAINKISTDLIKARVLHAGVGGITESDVTLAGASGAPIIGFNVRANAKAREIAERQKVALKYYDVIYTLTDEIRAGMAGELGPEAFETVVGRAEIREVFSAGKHGKAAGILVTEGIIRKALKARITRADVIIYQGEIASLRRFKDDVAEVRAGLECGVTFTQNFVDIKAGDFLETFEVELRERTL, from the coding sequence GTGAGCGATACCGACAACGAAAAGCCGAAACTGGGCATGCGCGCGCCGCTGGGGCTGAAGCGCACGGTCGAGACGGGCAAGGTGAAGCAGAGCTTCAGCCATGGCCGTTCGAACACCGTGGTCGTGGAAGTGAAGCGCCGCCGTATCCTGGGGCCTGGCGCCGCGCAGGAAGCGCCGGCCGTCGAGGAAGCCGCTCCGGCACCGGTCGCGGCACCGCCCGCGCCGCCGCCGCCCGCGCCCGCGCCGGCCCAGTCACCCGCCAACTCGCTGCTGTCCCGCCAGGAACTGCAGACCAAGCTGCTGCGCGAAGCCGACGAGGCGCGCATGAACGCCCTGGAGGAAACGCGCCGTCGCGAAGAGCGCGATCGTGCCGAGGCGCAGGAAGCCGAACGCAAGCGGGCGGAGGAAGCACGCCGCGCCGGTGATGCCGCCGACAGCCCCGCAGCACCGGACCCAACGCCGCAGCCGGCGGCCGCCCCGGTCGAAGTCGCCGCGGCACCTGCCGCGGCCGCGCCGGACGCCGCCCCAGCGCCGGAGCCGGTGGCCCCACCGCCGCCGCCTGCGCCGCCTCCGCCTTTGACGTTCGGGCTGGATCCGAGCATGCCCGCGCCGCGTCGCTTCACGCCCGTGCCGCGCCCCGAGCGTCCCAAGCCAGCGCCCGCTCCGGTCGCCGCGCCCGAGGAAAAGACCCCGGCCAGCACGACCGCGTCGCCCTCGGCCCCGGCAAACCCGGGCAGTCCGATCAAGCGCGCCGGCGAGACGCTGCAGCGTCCGCAGCAGACGCCGTCGCGCGGCCGCACCGGCGACGAACGTCGTGGCGGCAAGCTGACCGTCAATCGTGCGCTGAACGATGGCGATGGTGCCCGTGCGCGCTCGCTCGCCGCGCTGAAACGTGCGCGTGAGAAGGAAAACCGTCGTCTCGGCGGCCCGCGCGAGGCCCAGGCCAAGCAGATTCGCGACGTCGTCGTGCCGGAAGCGATCACCGTCCAGGAACTCGCCAATCGCATGGCCGAAAAGGGCGCGGATCTGGTCAAGACGCTGTTCAAGATGGGCATGCCCGTCACGATGACTCAGACGATCGATCAGGACACGGCGGAGCTGCTGGTCACCGAATTCGGCCACAACATCGTCCGCGTCGCCGATTCCGATATTGACCTGACCAACGACACGCATGAGGATGTCGATGAGAACGCGAAGCCGCGTCCTCCGGTCGTCACGATCATGGGCCATGTCGATCACGGCAAGACTTCGCTGCTCGATGCCCTGCGCGGCACCGATGTGGTCAGGGGCGAGGCCGGCGGCATCACGCAGCATATCGGCGCCTATCAGGTCACGCTGAAGGACAAGTCGAAGATCACGTTCCTCGATACGCCGGGCCATGAAGCGTTTACCGAAATGCGCCAGCGCGGCGCCAACGTGACCGACATCGTCGTGCTCGTGGTGGCGGCGGACGACAGCATAAAGCCGCAGACGATCGAAGCGATCAATCATACCAAGGCGGCCGGCGTGCCGATGATCGTGGCGATCAACAAGGTCGACAAGCACGGTGCCAATCCGCAGAAGGTCCGCGAGGAACTGCTGCAGTATGAGGTGATCGTCGAGGAGATGTCGGGCGACGTGCAGGACGTGGAAGTCTCCGCACTGCAGAAGACCGGGCTCGACGAGCTGATCGAGAAGATCCAGCTGCAGGCCGAACTGCTCGAACTGAAGGCCAATCCCGATCGCCCGGCCGAGGGCACCGTGATCGAGGCGAAGCTCGACAAGGGCCGTGGCCCGGTCGCGACGATCCTCGTGAACCGCGGTACGCTAAAGGTCGGCGACATCTTCGTCGTGGGTGCGGAAAGCGGCAAGGTCCGCGCGATGACCAACGACAAGGGACAGCAGATCAAGGAAGCGGGTCCGTCGATGCCGATCGAGGTGCTCGGGCTCTCCGGCGTGCCCCGCGCGGGCGATCCGCTGTCGGTGGTCGAGAACGAGGCGCGTGCCCGTGAGGTCGCCGATTATCGTCAGGGCGTCATCACCTCCAAGCGCACCGGCGGTGGTCCGGCGAGCCTGGAATCGATGTTCTCGGCGCTGAAGGAAAAGCAGGCGATCGAATATCCGCTGGTGGTCAAGGCCGACACGCAAGGGTCGGTCGAGGCGATCGTGAATGCGATCAACAAGATCTCGACCGATCTGATCAAGGCGCGCGTGCTGCATGCCGGCGTCGGCGGGATCACCGAGAGCGACGTGACTCTTGCTGGGGCGTCCGGCGCGCCGATCATCGGCTTCAACGTCCGCGCCAATGCCAAGGCGCGCGAGATCGCCGAACGTCAGAAGGTCGCGCTCAAATATTACGACGTGATCTACACGCTGACCGACGAGATCCGCGCCGGCATGGCGGGCGAACTCGGCCCCGAGGCGTTCGAAACGGTCGTCGGCCGCGCCGAAATCCGCGAGGTCTTCTCGGCCGGCAAGCACGGCAAGGCGGCCGGTATCCTGGTCACCGAGGGGATCATCCGCAAGGCGCTCAAGGCGCGTATCACCAGGGCGGATGTCATCATCTACCAAGGCGAGATCGCCTCGCTGCGTCGCTTCAAGGACGATGTCGCCGAAGTGCGCGCCGGCCTGGAATGCGGCGTGACGTTCACGCAGAACTTCGTGGACATCAAGGCGGGCGACTTCCTCGAGACGTTCGAAGTCGAACTTCGCGAACGAACGCTGTAA
- a CDS encoding AbrB/MazE/SpoVT family DNA-binding domain-containing protein: MSIEISISSKGQIVIPKDVRDALQLKAGEKLILSRVGRRIVLDAPELPRETISYDEFRKRMPKYFGPSVAIEDMTVDFDRLWHERDEG; the protein is encoded by the coding sequence ATGAGCATCGAGATTTCTATTTCGTCAAAGGGTCAGATCGTCATTCCGAAAGACGTTCGCGATGCCTTACAATTGAAAGCCGGTGAGAAGCTGATCTTGTCTCGGGTCGGCCGACGTATCGTGCTCGATGCGCCCGAACTGCCGCGCGAAACCATCAGTTATGACGAGTTCCGCAAACGCATGCCAAAATATTTCGGGCCTTCTGTCGCGATCGAGGACATGACCGTGGACTTCGACCGGCTCTGGCATGAGCGCGACGAAGGTTGA
- a CDS encoding DUF448 domain-containing protein: MTAADPIRRCILLGDRAPRAALVRLALSPDGDVLPDVRAKAPGRGAWIGVTRAELETAILKGKLRGALARAFKIGPIAIPNDLPAKIEAALERAALDRLGLESRSGGLFSGAEKIETAARSGKLHLLLHACDAGTDGNRKLDQAWRVGSDREGEDVRGLVLPVPRTILAVALGRQNVVHIGLTDPDAAKRVRETLDRWLHFIGPDPISTPCETASQGASASPTEAGENSATEHYEEYE, from the coding sequence ATGACCGCCGCCGACCCCATCCGCCGCTGCATTCTGCTCGGCGACCGCGCGCCGCGCGCCGCGCTCGTGCGGCTTGCGCTCAGCCCGGACGGCGATGTGCTGCCCGACGTTCGCGCCAAGGCCCCCGGCCGTGGCGCATGGATCGGCGTGACCAGGGCCGAACTCGAAACCGCCATTCTGAAGGGCAAGCTGAGGGGCGCGCTGGCCCGCGCGTTCAAAATCGGACCGATAGCGATTCCCAACGATCTCCCCGCCAAGATCGAAGCCGCACTGGAACGCGCAGCGCTCGATCGACTCGGCCTCGAATCGCGCTCCGGCGGACTGTTCTCCGGTGCCGAGAAGATCGAAACGGCCGCGCGTTCCGGCAAGCTGCACCTGCTGCTCCATGCCTGTGATGCCGGCACGGACGGCAACCGCAAGCTCGATCAGGCATGGCGCGTCGGCTCCGATCGCGAGGGCGAAGACGTCAGGGGCTTGGTTCTGCCTGTCCCGCGCACCATATTGGCCGTGGCACTGGGCAGGCAGAATGTGGTACATATCGGCCTGACTGATCCCGATGCTGCAAAGCGCGTGCGTGAAACGCTCGACCGCTGGCTGCATTTCATCGGCCCTGACCCAATTTCCACGCCTTGCGAAACGGCCTCGCAGGGCGCATCGGCGTCCCCCACGGAGGCCGGTGAAAATTCGGCCACCGAACATTACGAGGAATACGAGTGA
- a CDS encoding thymidine kinase, giving the protein MAKLYFYYASMNAGKSTNLLQADFNYRERGMRTVLLTAGVDDRFAAGTITSRIGLHENAIAFERDTDLLAIVHREGEALPACVLVDEAQFLTAKQVDQLAELADVHNVPVLAYGLRTDFQGQLFEGSARLLAIADSLVEIKSVCVCGRKATMNLRVDASGDPVAEGRQTEIGGNDRYVALCRRHFSEAFRASRG; this is encoded by the coding sequence ATGGCCAAGCTCTATTTCTACTACGCGTCGATGAACGCGGGCAAATCGACCAACCTGTTGCAGGCCGATTTCAATTATCGCGAGCGCGGCATGCGGACGGTGCTGCTCACCGCGGGCGTAGACGATCGGTTCGCCGCGGGCACGATCACGTCGCGCATCGGTCTGCACGAAAACGCCATCGCGTTCGAGCGCGACACCGATCTGCTCGCGATCGTCCACCGCGAGGGCGAGGCGTTGCCGGCCTGCGTGCTGGTCGATGAGGCCCAGTTCCTGACCGCCAAACAGGTCGATCAGCTCGCCGAACTGGCGGACGTGCACAACGTGCCGGTGCTTGCCTACGGGTTGCGCACCGATTTCCAAGGGCAGTTGTTCGAAGGATCCGCGCGGTTGCTGGCGATCGCGGATTCGCTGGTCGAGATCAAATCGGTCTGCGTATGCGGGCGCAAGGCGACGATGAACCTGCGCGTCGATGCCAGCGGAGATCCGGTCGCCGAGGGGCGGCAGACCGAGATCGGCGGCAACGACCGTTATGTCGCGTTGTGCCGGCGGCATTTTTCCGAAGCCTTCCGCGCGTCGCGGGGCTGA
- the rbfA gene encoding 30S ribosome-binding factor RbfA: MKSAETPEARSVRVLRVGEQMRHTLSDILARGDVHDETLAKHMVTVTEVRMSPDLRHATVFIKPLLGKDEEKVLKALRTNTAYLQREVAARVQMKYAAKLKFLADESFDEGSHIDKLLRDPKVARDLTSSAED, encoded by the coding sequence ATGAAGTCTGCCGAAACCCCGGAAGCCCGCTCCGTCCGCGTCCTGCGCGTGGGCGAACAGATGCGTCACACGCTGAGCGATATCCTTGCGCGCGGCGATGTGCATGACGAGACGCTGGCCAAGCACATGGTCACGGTCACCGAAGTGCGCATGTCGCCCGACCTCCGCCACGCAACCGTGTTCATCAAGCCATTGCTCGGCAAGGACGAGGAAAAGGTGCTGAAGGCGCTGCGTACGAACACCGCCTACCTCCAGCGGGAAGTCGCCGCTCGGGTGCAGATGAAGTACGCTGCGAAGCTAAAATTCCTCGCCGACGAAAGCTTCGACGAGGGGAGCCATATCGACAAGCTGCTGCGCGATCCGAAGGTTGCGCGGGATTTGACGAGCAGCGCCGAGGATTGA
- a CDS encoding chorismate mutase, with protein MTDETLSGYRQSIDNIDAALVFLLAERFKVTQAVGRYKAATDLPPADPTREEAQIARLRGLAKDANLDPEFSEKFLRFIIDEVIRHHEKLAAEG; from the coding sequence GTGACCGACGAAACGCTGAGCGGCTATCGCCAGAGCATCGACAATATCGATGCGGCGCTCGTCTTCCTGCTCGCCGAACGCTTCAAGGTCACGCAGGCGGTGGGGCGCTACAAGGCGGCGACCGACCTGCCGCCGGCCGATCCGACGCGCGAGGAAGCACAGATCGCGCGGCTGCGCGGGTTGGCGAAGGATGCGAACCTGGATCCCGAATTCAGCGAGAAGTTCCTGCGGTTCATCATCGACGAGGTGATCCGCCATCACGAGAAGCTCGCGGCCGAAGGTTAG
- the pnp gene encoding polyribonucleotide nucleotidyltransferase, producing the protein MFDTKTVSTQWGGKTLTLETGRVARQANGAVLATLGETVVLCAVTAARTVKEGQDFFPLTVHYQEKYSAAGRIPGGFFKRERGATEKETLTSRLIDRPIRPLFPEGFYNEINVIAQVLSYDGENEPDMLAMVAASAALTISGVPFMGPIGAARVGYIDGEYILNPTLDQIKEGELDLVVAATGNAVMMVESEAKELSEEVMLGAVQFAHKACREAANLIIDLAEVAAKEPWEMAEQADLSAAKDKLKKLIGKDIAAAYKVTDKSKRSDLLNAARAKGKDAFSDAAPQDQMAAGKLMKKLEAEIVRGAILKDGKRIDGRTTTQIRPIEAMVHFLPRTHGSALFTRGETQSICTTTLGTRDAEQMIDGLNGLSYENFMLHYNFPPYSVGEVGRFGAPGRREVGHGKLAWRALHPVLPSKEDFPYTIRVLSDITESNGSSSMATVCGGSLSMMDAGVPLKRPVSGIAMGLILEGKDFAVLSDILGDEDHLGDMDFKVAGTSEGITTMQMDIKIAGITEEIMGQALAQAKEGRAHILGEMAKALDHTREELSSHAPRIETITIDKSKIREVIGTGGKVIREIVAQTGAKVDIDDEGVIKVSSNDHAQIEAAIKWIKGLVEEAEVGKVYDGKVVNLVDFGAFVNFMGGKDGLVHVSEIRNERTEKVSDVLSEGQAVKVKVLEIDPRGKVRLSMRVVDQETGAELEDTRPARETREGGDRPRGDRPRRDGDGGRGPRGDGGGRGEGRGDRGPRRDGDGGRGPRRDGGGERAPRAERSDDNGPAPEFAPAFLTGDRD; encoded by the coding sequence ATGTTCGATACCAAAACCGTAAGCACCCAGTGGGGCGGCAAGACGCTCACGCTGGAAACCGGCCGCGTCGCACGCCAGGCCAATGGCGCCGTGCTCGCCACGCTGGGCGAAACCGTCGTCCTGTGCGCCGTCACCGCCGCACGCACCGTGAAGGAAGGGCAGGATTTCTTCCCGCTCACCGTTCACTATCAGGAAAAGTATTCCGCGGCCGGCCGCATCCCCGGTGGCTTCTTCAAGCGTGAGCGCGGCGCGACCGAAAAGGAAACGCTGACCAGCCGCCTGATCGATCGCCCGATCCGTCCGCTCTTCCCGGAAGGCTTCTACAACGAAATCAACGTCATCGCCCAGGTGCTGAGCTATGATGGCGAGAACGAGCCGGACATGCTGGCGATGGTCGCCGCATCGGCCGCGCTCACCATCTCGGGCGTGCCGTTCATGGGCCCGATCGGCGCCGCGCGCGTCGGCTACATCGACGGCGAGTACATCCTCAACCCGACGCTCGACCAGATCAAGGAAGGCGAACTCGACCTCGTCGTCGCCGCCACCGGCAACGCCGTGATGATGGTCGAATCCGAAGCCAAGGAGCTTTCGGAAGAGGTCATGCTCGGTGCCGTGCAGTTCGCCCACAAGGCGTGCCGCGAAGCCGCGAACCTGATCATCGATCTGGCCGAAGTCGCCGCCAAGGAGCCGTGGGAAATGGCCGAGCAGGCTGACCTGTCGGCCGCCAAGGACAAGCTGAAGAAGCTGATCGGCAAGGACATCGCCGCCGCCTATAAGGTGACCGACAAGTCCAAGCGTTCGGATCTGCTGAACGCCGCCCGCGCCAAGGGCAAGGATGCGTTCTCGGACGCCGCCCCGCAGGACCAGATGGCCGCCGGCAAGCTGATGAAGAAGCTGGAAGCGGAAATCGTCCGCGGTGCCATCCTGAAGGACGGCAAGCGCATCGACGGCCGCACCACCACGCAGATCCGTCCGATCGAAGCGATGGTGCACTTCCTGCCGCGTACGCACGGCTCGGCCTTGTTCACGCGCGGCGAGACTCAGTCGATCTGCACCACCACGCTGGGCACGCGCGACGCGGAGCAGATGATCGACGGCCTGAACGGCCTCAGCTACGAAAACTTCATGCTGCACTACAACTTCCCGCCCTATTCGGTCGGCGAAGTCGGCCGCTTCGGTGCGCCGGGCCGTCGTGAAGTCGGCCATGGCAAGCTCGCCTGGCGCGCGCTGCACCCCGTGCTGCCCTCGAAGGAGGATTTCCCCTACACGATCCGCGTCCTCAGCGACATCACGGAGAGCAACGGCTCCTCGTCGATGGCGACGGTCTGCGGCGGTTCGCTGTCGATGATGGATGCCGGCGTGCCGCTGAAGCGCCCGGTTTCGGGCATCGCAATGGGCCTGATCCTGGAAGGCAAGGACTTCGCCGTCCTGTCCGACATCCTGGGCGACGAGGATCACCTGGGCGACATGGACTTCAAGGTCGCCGGCACGTCCGAAGGCATCACCACGATGCAGATGGACATCAAGATCGCCGGCATCACCGAAGAGATCATGGGCCAGGCACTGGCACAGGCCAAGGAAGGCCGGGCGCATATCCTGGGCGAAATGGCCAAGGCGCTGGATCACACCCGTGAGGAACTGTCCTCGCACGCTCCGCGCATCGAGACGATCACGATCGACAAGTCGAAGATCCGTGAAGTCATCGGCACCGGCGGCAAGGTGATCCGCGAGATCGTCGCGCAGACCGGCGCCAAGGTCGACATCGACGACGAGGGCGTGATCAAGGTTTCGTCCAACGATCACGCGCAGATCGAAGCCGCGATCAAGTGGATCAAGGGCCTCGTGGAAGAAGCGGAAGTCGGCAAGGTCTATGACGGCAAGGTCGTCAATCTGGTCGATTTCGGCGCGTTCGTGAACTTCATGGGCGGCAAGGACGGCCTCGTCCACGTGTCGGAAATCCGCAACGAGCGCACCGAGAAGGTTTCCGACGTTCTTTCGGAAGGCCAGGCCGTGAAGGTCAAGGTTCTCGAGATCGATCCGCGCGGCAAGGTTCGCCTGTCGATGCGCGTCGTCGATCAGGAAACCGGTGCCGAGCTGGAAGACACACGCCCGGCGCGCGAAACCCGCGAAGGCGGCGATCGTCCGCGTGGCGATCGTCCGCGTCGTGACGGCGATGGCGGTCGTGGTCCACGTGGTGATGGCGGCGGTCGCGGTGAAGGCCGTGGCGATCGCGGCCCGCGCCGTGACGGCGATGGTGGCCGTGGGCCCCGCCGCGATGGTGGCGGCGAGCGCGCGCCGCGCGCCGAGCGTTCGGACGATAACGGCCCCGCGCCGGAATTTGCCCCGGCGTTCCTGACGGGGGATCGCGACTGA
- the truB gene encoding tRNA pseudouridine(55) synthase TruB, which yields MHGWIILDKPLGLGSTQGVSAVKRALRQGGYDKVKVGHGGTLDPLATGVLPIAVGEATKLAGRMLDSDKIYEFTIRFGVQTDTLDLEGVEVGASGVRPSMLEIAAVLPLFTGPIEQIPPAYSALKVDGQRAYDLARAGEVVVLASRSVTIHALDVAPAEATAVEKHGVTFAPNAAAPASAGATVDEVTLTAHVSKGTYIRSLARDIAIALGTVGHVTMLRRTKAGPFDLEHAISLDKLTELAMARALEDVTLPLRAALDDIPALPLTPDQAGALRQGRVLVGIAADDGQYFACIGNTPVALVAVQDHEVRVVRGFNLD from the coding sequence ATGCATGGCTGGATCATTCTCGACAAGCCGTTGGGGCTTGGATCGACGCAGGGCGTGTCGGCGGTGAAACGCGCGCTGCGCCAAGGCGGATACGACAAGGTCAAGGTCGGGCACGGCGGCACGCTCGATCCGTTGGCGACCGGGGTGCTGCCGATCGCGGTCGGCGAGGCGACCAAGCTGGCTGGCCGCATGCTCGACAGCGACAAGATATACGAGTTCACGATCCGGTTCGGGGTGCAGACGGATACGCTGGATCTGGAAGGTGTCGAAGTTGGCGCCAGTGGGGTGCGTCCGAGCATGTTGGAGATCGCGGCGGTGCTGCCGCTCTTCACCGGGCCGATCGAGCAAATACCGCCGGCCTATTCCGCGCTGAAGGTGGATGGGCAGCGCGCCTACGATCTGGCGCGCGCGGGGGAAGTGGTCGTGTTGGCGAGTCGATCGGTGACGATCCACGCGCTCGACGTCGCCCCGGCGGAGGCCACGGCCGTTGAAAAGCATGGCGTGACGTTTGCCCCGAACGCGGCGGCCCCGGCCTCCGCCGGGGCGACGGTAGACGAGGTCACCCTCACCGCCCATGTCTCCAAGGGCACCTATATCCGCAGCCTGGCGCGCGACATCGCCATCGCGCTCGGCACGGTCGGGCACGTCACCATGCTCCGCCGCACCAAGGCCGGGCCGTTCGACCTCGAACACGCGATATCGCTGGACAAACTGACCGAATTGGCTATGGCACGCGCGCTAGAAGACGTAACTTTGCCCTTGAGGGCGGCGCTGGACGACATCCCGGCCCTTCCTCTCACCCCCGACCAGGCAGGGGCGCTCCGACAGGGGCGTGTTTTGGTCGGGATCGCCGCAGACGATGGCCAATATTTCGCGTGCATCGGGAACACTCCGGTCGCGCTGGTAGCGGTTCAGGACCATGAGGTCCGTGTCGTCCGGGGCTTCAATCTGGATTGA
- a CDS encoding tautomerase family protein, whose product MPFVSIRISGSASRDQKAGIVADVTASLVARLGKNPQAVQIVIEEVSTENYGAGGQLIADRDAPKREDAHAVPPR is encoded by the coding sequence ATGCCGTTCGTCAGCATCCGCATCTCGGGCTCGGCGAGCCGCGACCAGAAAGCTGGGATCGTCGCCGACGTCACCGCCAGCCTGGTCGCGCGCCTCGGCAAGAACCCGCAAGCGGTGCAGATCGTGATCGAGGAAGTGAGCACGGAGAATTACGGCGCGGGCGGTCAGCTGATCGCCGACCGTGACGCGCCGAAAAGGGAGGACGCGCATGCGGTTCCCCCACGATGA
- a CDS encoding polyprenyl synthetase family protein: MSATIHRIDKNPAPSLDPMVRLVAGDMNLVNAVILSRMESQIPLIPELAGHLIAGGGKRMRPMLTLASARLLGYTGTRHHKLAASVEFIHTATLLHDDVVDGSDLRRGKRTANLIWGNPASVLVGDFLFSRSFELMVEDGSLKVLKILSNASAVIAEGEVHQLTAARRVETTEERYLDIIGAKTAALFAAACRISAVVAERPEAEEAALDAYGRNLGIAFQLVDDAIDYVSDAGTMGKDAGDDFREGKATLPVILAYARGNPEDRVFWKAAMEGHRARDEDFAHAVSLIRSTRAIDDTLARARHYGQRAIDALGGFANGQAKDAMVEAVEFATARAY, from the coding sequence ATGAGCGCCACCATCCACCGCATCGACAAAAACCCCGCCCCCTCGCTCGACCCGATGGTCCGGCTGGTCGCGGGCGACATGAATCTGGTCAACGCCGTGATCCTGTCGCGGATGGAATCGCAGATCCCGCTGATCCCCGAACTGGCCGGTCACCTGATCGCCGGCGGCGGCAAGCGCATGCGCCCGATGCTGACGCTCGCGAGTGCACGGCTGCTCGGCTATACCGGCACGCGCCATCACAAGCTCGCGGCGTCGGTCGAATTCATCCACACCGCCACGTTGCTGCACGACGATGTGGTGGATGGCAGCGACCTGCGCCGCGGCAAGCGCACCGCGAACCTGATCTGGGGCAATCCCGCCAGCGTGCTGGTCGGCGATTTCCTGTTCAGCCGCAGCTTCGAACTGATGGTCGAGGACGGCAGCCTGAAGGTGCTGAAAATCCTCTCCAACGCCTCGGCCGTGATCGCGGAAGGCGAGGTCCACCAGCTCACCGCCGCGCGCCGCGTCGAGACGACCGAGGAGCGCTATCTCGACATCATCGGCGCGAAGACCGCCGCTCTGTTCGCCGCCGCCTGCCGCATCTCCGCCGTCGTCGCCGAACGCCCGGAGGCGGAGGAAGCCGCGCTCGACGCCTATGGCCGCAACCTCGGCATCGCGTTCCAGCTGGTCGACGACGCGATCGATTACGTCTCCGACGCGGGCACGATGGGCAAGGATGCCGGCGACGATTTCCGCGAAGGCAAGGCCACCCTGCCCGTCATCCTCGCTTATGCGCGCGGCAACCCGGAAGACCGCGTGTTCTGGAAGGCCGCGATGGAAGGCCACCGCGCCCGCGACGAGGATTTCGCCCACGCCGTCTCGCTGATCCGGTCGACCCGCGCGATCGACGACACGCTCGCCCGCGCCCGCCATTACGGCCAGCGCGCGATCGACGCTCTGGGCGGGTTCGCCAACGGCCAGGCGAAGGATGCGATGGTCGAAGCGGTCGAGTTCGCGACCGCGCGGGCCTATTGA
- a CDS encoding type II toxin-antitoxin system VapC family toxin, which yields MIAVDTNVILRLVLDDDDAQVAAARALMLRAPLFVSLSVLLETGWVLQSRYRFPRAEVADALQLVVNLNGVIVARLPIVLWAIGRYREGADLADMIHLASAAKIGAFATFDRGIEAKSGTGAPIEIETLT from the coding sequence TTGATAGCCGTCGATACCAACGTCATTCTGCGGCTGGTGCTGGATGACGACGACGCACAGGTGGCGGCAGCGCGGGCGCTGATGCTTCGGGCGCCGCTTTTCGTATCGCTAAGTGTTTTGCTTGAAACGGGATGGGTTCTACAAAGTCGGTATCGTTTCCCACGGGCCGAGGTGGCCGATGCACTTCAGCTGGTCGTTAACCTCAACGGCGTTATTGTGGCGCGGCTGCCAATCGTTTTGTGGGCTATCGGCCGTTATCGCGAGGGTGCCGATCTGGCAGATATGATCCATTTGGCATCCGCAGCGAAAATCGGAGCGTTCGCCACGTTCGATCGCGGTATCGAAGCCAAAAGCGGCACCGGTGCCCCTATTGAAATCGAAACGCTCACCTGA